The sequence below is a genomic window from Uranotaenia lowii strain MFRU-FL chromosome 2, ASM2978415v1, whole genome shotgun sequence.
AccaaattgatagaaaaaagcAACAAAAGTGATTTCACACACTTTTTTCTTGTCCGCACTGATTCgaataatgtgtaaatttcgaATCTGCATGGTGTGTAAAAATCACAAAccagtttgacagctccatatatttgctgataatgtgtgaaaaaattttgtaaaatgtgtaaaatgatttatcagtgctcactcgcgggaaaactgcttaaaacaaatactttggtgcacgactggacttgacactttgtttacatttgtctaTGGTTCTGTTCTTGACAGtctgtatttttacatgacatcatcgcgttcagtgtattgtaatattaattaaattcaatttcaatgtcCTATAACtttccatgtcgtgtaattttaagatttcagtgctgttaagaattttgtgtgaccagaaaaatgttataaaattacatcacatatgatgtaacgaaaaagaagcatcacatatgatggaattttcagtgcgagttgaatattacacgtctgccaacttcaacagacgtgtaaatatgaaagacatgtaaaatttttaagacatgtAATGTTTAATTcccactgaaaattccgtcatgtatgatgcttctttttaattacatcatatgtgatgtaaatttacatcaaataatcgcgttccatgTCAAGTAATGTTTGTGTCatacgaattcagtgctgttaaggattcaactttttttattttgtaaatttacataaataaatcgcgttccacgtcatgtaatgataaaggttttctatttcagtgttgttatggattcaattttttttctgtgtactttAGCATCCAACTGGGACTGACTAAAACCTTTTCAGTGCACCAAGTGTGCAGAATTTCCTTtctagtttcaagatcaatacGAACCATAGCGAAGATGGAAAAAACTGATTTGACCAATTGTTTGCACAACACTTTATAAGCatcacagcaaaaaaatctgaatccttaacgacactgaaattgaaaacctgtatcTTTACGtgacgtggaacgcgatttattgatgtaaatttacaaattaaaaaaagttgaatccttaacagcactgaattctaatgacacaaatattacttgacacggaacgcgattatttgatgtaaatttacatcacatatgatgtaattaaaaagaagcatcatatatgacggaattttaaaTACGAAtagaatattacacgtcttaaatattttacatgtctttcaaattatacacgtctgttgaagtttacaagcgtgtaatattcaactcgcactgaaaattccatcatatctgatgcttctttttcgttacatgatatgtgatgtaattttacaaatttatttgatCACACAAAATGCTCAACAGCACTGAAtgagaattttcttaaaattacacggcGTGGAATGTTATAAGgactttgaattttatttaaatggaaATTATACATTACACTGAACGCAATGTATCATGTAAAAAAAAGCCTGTCAAAGCTGGCACacacaaaagtaaacaaagtgttgcgtcaagtcgtgcaccaaaGCAATTAGTCGAAAGTTGCTTTGAAGAAGCTTCGACGTTTGTAAGTTAGTGGATACTGTTGGTTCACCGAATTCTTTGCGGCGCTACGGCAGCGGACCCACAAGATGCAACTCTGGGAGCAGCATCCCGTACATAATTGTCCTTCGAAGATGGTAATCCGAAAGAGTTGCTGACGAAATaagcaaatattttcgaaattatttattgtttccATGTTTTATAAATTCTAATGCATTCGAAAAACTTTGCTCTTTAGACGGTGAAAGACAATGAAGTGTTGatagaatcagatttttaacaaataaatgatttttatcaaaccaaattgattttatttcagaGATGAATAGTAGTGAAGTAACTAAAaagtaaaccaaaaaaaatccaataagaaCATTTTGCCCAAATTCAgtggttttgaaatttacatgaatttaatattacacgtctttaaaattttacaggcGTGTAAAATTCAACACACAcggaaaattccgtcatatatgatgcttctttttatttacatcatatgtgatgtaattttacagatttttttcgttgtgtgatgTTAACAAACTTTTGCTTGCATGCACACAGAAAAAAGTTCACCCATTTTCGAGTaaactacacccatagaagaggttgcaaaaatccaatgcctatttagaaAATCTCTCAGCCggaaatgcgctgaaatgtgcactgtgccaaaaatgatatgtttgaaaaagcactactggcataagtACTCGAGCTCCCAATTAAAATGACGCATGACCattacattcaagcgaaaccagaaaaacattttatgggttTACCtttctattggataattcatcccagaaacaagaagataaaaaaatacaatgagtaagggaagtgagaatcgaactcacaacacCGTTTTTATATCGTCTTGTCAATCCGACATCTTTACCAGTGTACTACCTCAGCAGATGGAGGACGAgagatatttgtcataggctttctgccaccgatcaatcacaaaaaaatgcaCAATGGTGGCTTCCTGGCGTTTTGCCTccttctatttatttatttatttattggatCCTAGGCTTCATATCCTTAACCTGAACTATAGTTTATAACTAACAGGCTCACGTACTCCTTacaataaacattaaacattaaccTTTAATCTTTACTAGtcttaacaaaatattttagaatacgctaacttaaatctatttttgatttgttctctggacatttCTAGCTTTATTACATTAGCATGAGCGTTGTAGAGCGCCATCATTCTATAAATAAGTTCGTTCCGAGCGTAATTTTGGATACGGTATGTAAGCTGAAACGGTCTTATGCTGCACAAACTGCTACGTCCTTCGTTAGGTGAGATTTGTGACAACAAAtacgatgaaaaatattttccaccggttagatctttaaaaaacaacacgTCGATTGATTTCCTACGATTTTCTAGGGCATCTAATCCTACCAGCATACATAAGGCTCGATATTCCAGCATTTCGTCATGCCAACCAAGGTTCCTTAGGGCGTATCTCAGAAATCTTTTTTGGACTCGTTCTATTCTGTTTTTATGTACATTGTAGTATGGCTGCCACACTATACTGGCGTGTTCGATAGCAATTCGGACAAGACCAACATAAATCGAAACAATGGTGTAAGGGTTGTCCAGCTCGTGACAGGACTTACTTACCATACCGTACATGGAGTttgctttggcaacgacttgttcaatatgttttgaaaaactgagttCCACATCCAACTCAACGCCTAGGTCCTTCACCGATGATTTTCTAGCAATGATACTGCTGTTTTCGAAACGATATTCATGCAAAATGTTATTCATCTTCCGAGAAAAGGTTATCGTGCTGCATTTTGAggcatttattttcaatccaaaCGCGCTGCAGCACTCAGAAAACCTATATACCGCGTTTTGTAGAGTCAAGCAATCCTCGGGGTTTCGAACTGGAAGGAACATTTTCAGATCATCTGCGTATATCAAAACATACACGTCACGCAACACTGCAggaaactcgttcataacagtgatgaaaggaaggggtcccaagtgactcccttgtggtacaccactgTTAACCGAGAAAACGCTGGATCTTGCATTCCTAAGCTTCACGAATTGTACTCTTACTGTTAGGTATGAACCAATCCACTGCAGGCAAGTGTCGGTAATTCCATTTTTACATAGAACTGACGGGAGAGCATTAATGTCGATCACGTCAAAAGCCTTCGACATGTCGGTATATATGGTATCAACTTGTGATCCCTGCATCATCCATTGAGTAGTTCGAGAAGCGAATTCCGCCAAGTTCGTCACTGTTGAACGCTTTTTCAAAAAGCCTTGCTGAATATCTGACATCTTTCTTTCTTACCATGGATATATTTAATCGTAAATTATGCTTTCAAACAGTTTGGGAAACGCAGATAGAGTTGCTACCCCACGGTAGTTTTCAGCAGGCAGTtttgaaaaagacaaaaagacacacaccgtcttagccgatttaggcttacaGACTgacccccttattctgcgccgcgcgtgaggtgacaatagtcgagtcgagtcggagtcacgtaagttttgtcaccttattcccgaagccgatgtgacagagcataCGATTTGTCACTTACGGTGACCACTAGATTaggaaaaaaactcaaaaagttcattctaaaagacgtttctcacttaaagcgactactggaatcgggtgactcgactatcgtcacctcacgcgcggcgcagaataagggggtgaataaatgacatggacaacttaagattaacatttaatacccagtaccgagatgggaatcgaacccatgccatcagtggaccagcgattaccgtcctaccacgctaaccactcgatcGTCGAGACGTATAACCATTCTTATGAATCGGCAAAATGTGTGAGATCttccatagttttggaaaccgaCCTTCACGAATTGAAGCTGAGAATAGCAATTGCAAAGGCACTTCGATGCCGGTTACGCACTTTTTGATAAATGAATttggaattccatcaggtccacTTCCTTTGGACTCATCGAGcagtaaaattttttgttgaatgtctgTGATCGATACTCTCAATTCATGAATATTTTCGGTTGCGGCTTGGAATCCTAGTTCTGTATTTAAGTCGTTAACGCTGTAAATACAGCGAAAATATTCGGCGAATAATtctgaagaaatatttttcgggaTTAAATTCGTCTTATGTTTGGAGTTGACGTACTTCCAAAAACGTTTCGGTTTTGTTTGAATATCTCTTTGAAGTTCGTTTTAATACGTGATACGTTGGGCTCTATGCAAAGTGCTGAAAGCACTGGCCGCGAATCGGTAAGCAGTTTTATCCGGCAAAGTTTTACTTCTACGATACttattatatttctttttcttatCTTTATGAAGACGAATTGTTTCGGCGTTGAACCATTCCGGATATTTGGTTCGATTCGGTTTCTCTTTAAATGTTCTACAGTGTTCTAGCAATATGCCGTAAACAACATAGTAGAAAGACAAGACGTTAAAATCAATAGAACTTTCAACGAAGCGTGAATTTTCAGCAACGTTATCGAAAACACCCAGACTGCTTAAAAATTCGAACATATTTTGAGCACGCGGCTTAGCGATATTaacgaaaaaatcttcattggaCATAAAAACGTTATTCCATTCAATCTCCAGCAGTGATTGAGAAACGGCTTCATCATCGAAAATCATCCTCACCGATCCTCATCCTTaccgaggaagaatgacctaaatgggttgaactcctatcaaaaaaaaaaaaagtttggccTCCTTGCAAGGTAGTCCTTTGTATTGTGACATGAGTTTTAGGTTGgtgtgggaaaattgaataatttgtaatgaaaaatcatttttgttttttctgtggagccgagccagATTATGGTTTTTATACCAACTTATAAATtctccaaataaaattttccgcccaacaactttgtcaaagaccgtAACTCTGTATCTTATtctgcaaaaaagttattagctgtttaacaggggtatagcttttggaattgataaacaattaattcatttgacatcactgcttgtgcctcgcaaagcattgcatgaaaagtagtcattaGCCATTAGCAAAATATTCtcaaagcaaaataaaatcttaggatacaaattctaaaaatcggaatgaaatcggaatgttttttaaaaaatcggtaTCAAAATTTggcccaaaaatcggtataaataccggaaaatcggtatgtttgGCATCGCTGACCGTAAGTACAACAATACCGAAGCAATGTGCGCCCTCGGATGAAATCCCGATTCGATGGgtggtaaaaaaaatgcaatataccaaatttttcaggatttgcctgataagttgtccacgtggtatgtgaacggccccttggTGATTTAACTTTTAATTATGCTATCAATAATTGTTCTGTCTAAGGTCTATCTAAATTGTTTACTGCGTTGCGTTTTGTTTGCTAAACGAGATGAAAAATGATAATTGGTGTTTTCTTGAGTTTGCAACAGTTCAATCAAAGGTGTATCAATCCTTCAAATTCCAGAGACGTCCTACCATCGGTGGAACCGGGCTACCTGCACGATCTGCTCCCATCGGATATGCCGGAACGGGGCGAAGACTGGAAGGCCTCAATGGAGAAGTTCCAAAAATTTATCCTCCCTGGCATCACACACTGGCAATCGCCAAACTTCCATGCGTTCTACCCGTCCCGCACTTCCTACACATCGATGGTTGGCGAAACACTTGCCGCCGGACTGAGCGTCATTGGGATAAGTTGGGTTAGTCCTTGCAGATAAGGATGAATATGAGCTGacgaaatttattcaaattttctttcttcctTTTAGACCAGCAGTCCGGCTTGCACCGAATTGGAGGTGATAGTGATGAACTGGGTTGGTCAACTGTTGAATCTTCCGAAGTGCTTTCTAAGTTCTGACGATGGACCTGGCGGCGGAATCATCCAGGGTTCGGCGAGTGAGTCAATCTTCATTGCTGTGATAGTAGCACGGGAACAGGCGGTTCGGAGACTGGTGCCTTTGCACCCGGAACTAACTGAGGCCGAAATCCGAGGACGCCTGGTATGCTACACAAGTGACCAGAGCAATAGCTGTGTAGAAAAATCTGGCATAATGGGGGCAATCAAGATGCGATTGTTGGCCTCGGACGAGAACGGAGTTCTACGCGGGAAAACTCTGAAAGAAGCTGTTGAACAAGATAAGTCGGAAGGATTATTTCCGGTTATATTAGTAGCTACGTTGGGCACAACTGGTACCTGTGCATTCGATAATCTGGAGGAAATTGGACCAATCTGTTCCGAGAATGATATCTGGTTACATGTTGATGCAGCATATGCCGGTTCTGCTTTTGCTCTGGAGGAATACGCTTGGACCATGAAGGGACTCGAGGCTGCTGATTCGCTCAATTTCAATCTTCATaaatggtttttcatcaatttcgaCAGCTGTGGCATGTGGTTCAAGGATTCGGATAAACTGACTGAGGTTTTGTGCGTAGATCGCATCTACCTGCAGCATAAATATCAGGGTCAAAGTAAGGCACCCGATTTCCGCCACTGGCAGATTCCACTGGGAAGACGATTCCGAGCGTTGAAGATTTGGCTTACGCTCAATATGATGGGGGCAGAGAAGATCCGTTCGATCCTACGTTTTCACATAAGTTTGGCAAATAAGTTCGAGGACCTCGTGCGAGCTGATGAAAGATTTGAAGTTATGTCCTCCATGTTAGGATTAGTTTGTTTCCGTTTCAAGGGTGAAGATGCGTTGTCAAAGCAACTTCTGACAAATATAACGAAGCGCAAGAAGATCTACATGATTCCGGCAACTTATCGAGGCAAATATGTCATACGTTTCACGATTGCCGGTATGGATCCTCAAGCAGAAGATGTGGATTTCGCATGGGCGGAGATCAGATCCCAGGCCAATTTGTTGGTACCGAGGTTGAGCAATGATCATTCAGTTAAAGATCAGTCGGTCAAAGACCTCTCAGTAAAAGATCTCTCAATCAATGGTCATTCAGTCCATGGTCAGGCAATAAATGGGCATTCAATGAATGGGAACGTAACTAATAGCCATTCAATCAATGGTCACTCAGAAAATGGGGATTCAATCAATGGCCACATCAGTTCATAAGAgatttatcaataaatttttgttattttgtgatttttaacatgaataaataaattttgtataaaagtgTATTTAACGACCTGATGTTGTTTTAGTACACCATAAAACATCATTTCGGAACTGTGAGGTTTCATGATCAGGTAAGTCGAACAGTCATTTCAGCTAGTTTGTCTAGCTGACAAACTATGTATCAAAAGATGGTAACAGGATCGAAGCTCATGTTTGGTGAacgtttttttaagattttaggcGTATCAGCTTTGAGACCTATATCTACGAACCCTATGCCCGTTATTTTGcctcttttgtgatttttatttcaggaGTTTGCCACCTTGTGTCATCtttcctaattttgtttcatttctcaTTCTTGCTATTTTACCTATCTCTTCATTGGAATCACATTCTTTTCTCGTTCAACTGCTCTTGTTTGTCTACGTAATCAGAAGATCTCTTCA
It includes:
- the LOC129746470 gene encoding 3,4-dihydroxyphenylacetaldehyde synthase-like — translated: MANMDVNEFREFGKAAIDFIADYFETIRERDVLPSVEPGYLHDLLPSDMPERGEDWKASMEKFQKFILPGITHWQSPNFHAFYPSRTSYTSMVGETLAAGLSVIGISWTSSPACTELEVIVMNWVGQLLNLPKCFLSSDDGPGGGIIQGSASESIFIAVIVAREQAVRRLVPLHPELTEAEIRGRLVCYTSDQSNSCVEKSGIMGAIKMRLLASDENGVLRGKTLKEAVEQDKSEGLFPVILVATLGTTGTCAFDNLEEIGPICSENDIWLHVDAAYAGSAFALEEYAWTMKGLEAADSLNFNLHKWFFINFDSCGMWFKDSDKLTEVLCVDRIYLQHKYQGQSKAPDFRHWQIPLGRRFRALKIWLTLNMMGAEKIRSILRFHISLANKFEDLVRADERFEVMSSMLGLVCFRFKGEDALSKQLLTNITKRKKIYMIPATYRGKYVIRFTIAGMDPQAEDVDFAWAEIRSQANLLVPRLSNDHSVKDQSVKDLSVKDLSINGHSVHGQAINGHSMNGNVTNSHSINGHSENGDSINGHISS